The region TGGTGTACTCCTTCAGGCGCGTGGTCTTCAGCCGGCGCCGCTCGGGCTTCTTGCAGCTGTCCTCGTTGCGGACGTTCCTCCTCTTGATCACCTGAGGCAGGGacagtggtggctgcagcaggtgTCACAGGCAGTGACACCAAACCGGcccccacagggctgggggagcagcagagccccggCCTCGGGGGTCAGGCACCCAAAAAGGGCAAATTCTTTCACTTCTCACCTTAATCCAAGGGTGCTCCAGGCTCTGGGCGATGGTCATTCGCTTCCTGCAAACACAGcaaggctgggctcagggcagaggctctgctcctctttccctcttaCAGCCCTGGAAAAGCAGCTTGGATCCTGTGATTGCCTTTGGGGTCAGGCTGAGCCTTGCTGCACTCAGGGCccccccaggcaggagctgtaTCCAGCCCCCAACCCCTCAAACTGCCTCCCAAGGGAAGCACAGGCAGAGGATGCTGTGGGAACCTCCTGTCCCCACTGCTCCTTCCCAAACCCTGAGCCCTGGGGGCCCAGcccaaaccctcccaaaccccagTGGAGCTACTGCACCCTTGGGGTGGTCCCAGAACTCACCCCACCGTGGCGCAGGCAGGagagaggagctgcctgtgcacagcagggtgggcaggggggactgtcccctctcccagaggaaccccagctgtgctccctgtccctTACTTGGGGTCCTTGACCAGCAGGCGGCGGATGAAGTCCTTGGCCAGCTCACTGGTGTTGCTGAAATATTCCTCATCGAAGTCGTAGTTGACAGCAGAGATGTTGGTCAGCGTCTCCTGCTTCGTCTCCCCCAGGAACGGGGAGGCTCCGCTCAGCCTGAGGAGAGACTGGcttgggacaccccaaaaaggCTCCAGCCCGAGGTGGGGGGCTCAtcctgcagccctgtcccctccagaGCTGCCTCATACTCACAGGATGTAGGTGATGACCCCGATGCTcctggaagagagagggagaggaggatgaAGCCACACGGAGGAGGATGAAGCCACACAGAGCTTTTGGCATGAGGGGAGATCCAGCAGCACGAGGGGATTGGCTGCTGGGAGGGGAATCACTCACCACATGTCGgcctccagccccaggggctcGTAGTTCACAATTTCTGGGGCTTTaggaggaaagggaagaaaatggaTTTATTGTGGGGGAAGGAAGCCTGGCCCCATGGACACatcccggcagcagcagcacccaagTGCTGGGTGTCTCTCCAGGATTAATCCAAAGCTTTCAGTACCCCAAGGAGCCCCCAGGAATGCCCACCTACAAACTCTGGGGTCCCAAAGATATTCTTGAACTCATTCCCAGCCTCGATCTTGTGGGCGATCCCGAAGTCGATGAGTTTGATGCGAGGGTTTGGCACGTTCTTGTCCAGCAGCATGATGTTCTCTGGCTGTggggggagaggagctgggtcTGTCCCTacacagcagcctggggaagctgccctgggctcctcaTTCCAGAGGGGAGGATGAGTGCCTCAAGCTGGGAGAGATCCCAAGCACCAGCCCCACTGCTCTGCAGGAGTGCACTGACCCCCACTCCCTAGCACTGAGTTCCACACCTCACCATGGAGTTGGGCTCATCCCTGCTCCTAGTGCTGAACATGGGGTGTCTGTAGCTCCCAGACCCCACCTGGGGGTtcatccctgctcccagtgctgaaCATGGGGTGTCTACAGCTCCCAGAGCCCACCTGAgggctcctccctgctcccagtgctgaaCATGGGGTgtgtgcagctcccagagcccatCTAGGggcccatccctgctcccagacTGGGGTCTGCAGCTCCCAGACCCTACCTGAGGgctcatccctgctcccagtgctgaaCATGGGGTgtgtgcagctcccagagcccatCTGAGGgctcatccctgctcccagtgctgaacacagggtgcctgcagctcccagagcccatCTGAGGgctcatccctgctcccagtgctgaaCATGGGGTGTGTGCAGCTCCCAGACCCCACCTGGGGgctcatccctgctcccagtgtGGTGTCTGCAGCTCCCAGACCCTACATGAGGGCTCCTCCCTGTTCCCAGTGCTGAACACAGGGcgcctgcagctcccagagcccatCTGGGGgctcatccctgctcccagtgctgaacacagggtgcctgcagctcccagagcccacCTGAGGGCTCCTCCCTGTTCCCAGAGCTGAACACAGggtgcctgcagctcccagagctcaCCTTCAGGTCGAAGTGGGCGATGCGCTTGGAGTGCAGGTAGTGCACCCCGTCCAGGATCTGCTTGAGGAACTGCGTTGCCTCCTCCTCCGTCAGCGACTCCTTCTCGGCCAGGAAGTCGAAGAGCTCCCCGCCGGACACCAGCTCCAGGATGAGCACCACGTCGGTCTTGTTCTCGAAGATGTCGTGCAGGGTGATGATGTTGGGGTGCTGGATCTCGCGCAGGATGTCCACCTCGCGCTCGATCTCCTCGCGGCTCACGCCCCTGCGGCTCGACGACAGCCGCCGCTTCTTGATGAACTTGGCCGCGTACTCCAGCCCCGTCTTCCTCTCCCGGCACTTCCTGACGATGGCGAACTGCCCgctgcaggggagggagcacagcacgtcctgcctgccacagccccaCGGTGGGCACTGCTGGATGAGCCTTCCCCCCCATGAGAGCTGAGATCTGGGGATGCCCACCCGCTCCCGGGCTCTGGCAAACTCCTGCCAGGAATGTGGCAGCTGCCGATCCTCCCCGGGCTgctcaggtgctgctgtgatcagccaggctgggagatgcccccatcagctcctcctggagcccccaggAGCAAACCCCAGAGCCCAGTGGTCCCAGGAGACCCCAAAGCCCTGATGGAGAAGGCAGGTGGAGGGGAAATGTCTGAAATCAGAGTGACTGCACCTGGACCTGAGACTCCTTTACACCTTTATCCATCCCTGAATCGTGGCCAGGGAGACTCCTTTATCCATCCCTGAATCGTGGCCAGAGAGACTCCTTTATCCATCCCTGAATCGTGGCCAGGGAGACTCCTTTACACCTTTATCCATCCCTGAATCATGGCCAGGGAGACTCCTTTACACCTTTATCCATCCCTGAATCATGGCCAGGGAGACTCCTTTATCCATCCCTGAATAATGGCAAGGGAGACTCCTTTATACATCCTTGAATCATGGCCAGGGAGACTCTTTTATACCTTTATAGAGCCCTGCATCGTggccagggacacacacagccctggaggGCAGAGTGGGTCCAGCCATGGCCACCGCATCCCTCCCCACGGCTCACAAACAACCCCAGCCACAGAGAGGCAAAAGAACCTGCAGCAACTCCTGGAAGTTCctctgcttggaaaaaaaacaacacttAAGTGACCCAAAACGCTTTTGCTGCCCAAGTGCCCGAGGAGGGGCCACGGCGCGGCCGGGGCAGCGCTGGAGGATCCCGAGGCGGCTCCCCCAGCGCCGCCTCTGCATCCCGGCTGATTAAATCCCATCTGCGGGCTCTGAGTCACCCTGGATCCTTCCCACAGGCGCCGGGCCAGGCGAGGAGGGCCGGAAGCCGCCAGCCCCGGACGGGAGCTCCACCGGGAACAACGTTAATTAACgctttttaaagaaatctcTATCTGCCAGAGGTGCCTGACCCGCGCACAGAGGGGGCGCAGGGACACCGCGGGGGATGCAGCAGCCGGATCCAGCGAAGCTCccgccagggctgcagccatggAAGCCCCCCGAGAAGGCAGCGGGACGAGCCtcacctgcccagctcctctcccatcTCATAGAAGTCCTCCACGCTCTCCTGGCGGAAGGTGGACATGGCTGCGGGGCCCTCCGGAGCGGGAACCGCCCCGCCGCTGCCAGCGCTGGATGTCAGGAGCGGGGAGCAGCCGGGGATCAGCACCTGTGGCACCGGGAACAGGGGGGCTGTGTCCCGGGAGCTCACACCGACACCCAGCACAGCGATCCCGGGTCCCCGGGGGATgcgcagccccgggccgggcggtGCCGTGCGGCAGCACCACGAGCTCATCCCGGGGATGCCCCCCCGGTCTCAccacaccccaaaacccaggggacagagaagggaagggggccacagcctctccctgctccacagGGCCCACACCCGCCGTCCACCcatctcctcatccctttcctgccccacagcccctccccaccccaatTCCCCAGAGCCCCTCTCACACCCACggcccccagtccctccccatcccaatccctacccctccttttccagccccacgGCCCCTCCCAACCCGATCCCACACTGCCCCTCCCTatcccacagcaccccccaATCCCTCTCCACCCCTTTCCCGACCCgcagcacctcccagccccacagcccccacacccagagccctccccattcctcccgttccttccccaccccaccccacagGCCTCACAACCCCCGCACACCGCTCCCCGCGCCATCCCTCTCTCCCCACGCCACGCAGCCTCCCTCCATCACCCCTCTCCCACCCGCACAGCCCCTCCCGTCCCCCTCCCGGTCCCACACCGCCCCTCACGGACCCCTCAGCAGCACCGGCCCCCGTTCCCAACCtgggccgccgccgcccgcgtCGCCGCCGCCACATTCCAGCACAGCAAGTCCCGCCCCCTCCCGCACAAACCACGCCCACCTCCGCATGAAGCCCTGCCCACGCCGCGGCATCCTCATGCATCCAAGGCCCGCCCACTCCCCGCCagaggccccgccccgcggctcGCGGATGGGCGGGGCCGAGGTAGCACCACCCCTTCACTCCCACCAGAGGGCGCCACCCTCACCcttaaaaacaccccaaaaattcactttTCGTCACCATTTATCCAATTTTATTAATTCCAGTGGCACTAATACAGGCGGCGATGGGCACGACGGACAGTCACGCTGCAGATAAGGCACCCTCAccccctctctctttccccccattttccttGTCCTCTTTAAGCACGCCCCCACTCCCTTCCAGGCCATTCtgcagcagtattttttttttttttgagtcaaATAAATACAGAATTGGGCAGATCTAGTGGAAATGTTTTAGTTACAATGGCAAAGATGAGTCATGTGCAACACAGAAACCtataaggctttttttttttttctttttgtttgttttcctcatttGAAGTTCTCAAAATCGCTATGAAACCCATTTAATTAACAAGATGGTGGTCACAGGCGTCTATAGCCCCTGGCGGCATGGGTGATAACgctaattaattaaatttttccTGCTCTCCCAGAGTTCCATGAGTGTCATTAGAGTTTGTCCAGGAAGTTGTCGAGGGCAGGGATTCCTTCCTTCAGCCCTTTGCGTTTGCGGGTCTCGGCCACCACCTGGGCTGGCCGGGTGGCACTGTCGAAGGGGTCCCCGGGCAGGATCTGCCAGTGGTCAAAGACGCACTGGGGGAAGGCCTGGCCACCCGTGTTGGACCTCAAATCCGCTGTGAAACCTGGAGGGAGAAGATAAAAGGTGAGGTAAGGACAGGAGTGGTCGTAGTTCAATGCTGCATCCATGGATAGCCctctccttgtttccatggAGGAACCCAGAGCAGCTCTCAAAAGCCTCCTGAGATCCCAACCAATGTGAGGTAGGAATGGAGAAAAGGCTCCAAGAAGAACTTAGAGACCCTTTTAATGCCTAAAACTGgggagggactttggacaaacatatggaaggacaggacatggagaatggcttcccactgccagtgggcagggatagatggggtattgggaaggaattcctggctgggaagggctgggatgaattcccaaagcagctgtggctgcccctggatccctggaaatctccaaggccagggatagtggaaggtgtccctgcccatggcggGGGTGGCACTGAAAGACCctgaaatgtcccttccaacccaaaatgtTCTGCAACCTTGGTCTCTTCTCCTGGGCacccagtgacaggatgagaggaaacacCCCTAAGCTGTACCAAGGAAGGCCTGGAGATTTCCCCAGAAGAAGAACATTTTCCCCAGAAGGATGGTCAAGCCTGGcatggctgcccagggcagtgctggagtccccatctgtgtggatgtggcacttggggacatggttcaGTGCTGGCTGAACAGCTCAACTTGAGGATCTCCTGAGGCCCTGCCCAAGgctctccctcctcccaggACGGCTCCAGGACTCACCAAAGGACTCGTTGACAGGCAGGTAGGCCTTGACCACGAACATGGGGGTCCCAGCCACCTGGGTCTCCTCAAACACGTGGCCACGTTTCCTGTTCAGCACCCCGTAGATGCCTCCCACCACCTGCTCCGGGCACTGAGGGAGAGATTGGAGTCAGGATTGCACCCAGCTGCCGTCCCCCCTTCcctgagggctggcaggggctgcactgcagtgTAATTTCAGGGTTTACCTCAGAATCTGGGTCCCTCCCCTGCAgattccctcccaggtgtgtcagtgtcacctctcctttccccaccctgacccctcccagcactgtctgtcagtcctggcattccagaagggacTGGCAGATTcaaaggatgccctctacccctggggggcattgggccatccaggtgtcctttgtgcctttgtccctcccctcctgtccctgcttggtggctccctgccccttccctgcccctctccccggggttcaaaggagcagcaaccatgggctcagggagttctgttggagctggtgctgcaatcagaggccagaataaagctctggatccaaaccctccatcagaaccgactcctttccttcaccatctcCTTAAAGCTCCTCTGgcagagggaaacctgaggagcagcccctgttatggggggaagctccatcccagcaccaccagagctcctgcaggcctgggtTTGTCTCCATGTGCCAACTGCatcacccagccagccaaaagtgcctctggggtgaaacaccacacacccagccagccaaaagtgtctgtggggtcaaacaccacacacccagccagccagaaGTGTCCCTAGGGTCAAACACCCCAGTGCCACTGTTTGGTTCAGCACCAAGGGCCAGACAagcccaggcacgtcccacctgCACTGCTGGCAAACATCCCGAGAGCGCTGCTCACCTGGATCTCCACCAGGTAGATGGGCTCCATGAGGCGAGGCTGGGCGGTCAGCACGCAGGCGTAGAGGCAGCGCCGGGCCGTGGGGATGATCTGGCCGCCGCCGCGGTGGATGGCGTCGGCGTGCAGGGTCACGTCGTGCACGTCGAAACGCACGGCGCGCATGTTCTCCTCACACAGcaccccctgccagggcacGGCGGGGCCAGCGTCACCACCCGGGGCACGCAGCCGCGGGGGGTGCTGCTCCCTCAGCTCACAGCTCTGTGCAAGCGGCTCCTGGAGGAGCAAGCCCGCCCAGGAGCCACCCGAGCTCCCTGCTGAgggatgaaccttccaacctACAAAGCTGGACCCCCAGCTTAAGGGGTCTAAGGGgcaccagctcccagccctgtgccatcaCTGCAGCATCCTCGTGATCGAAATgtaatgtccccagtgtccccacatGAGGTGCTGCTCCCTTGGCTCACAGGAGCTCTGTGGAAGCAGCTCCTTGAGCAGCAAGCCCAC is a window of Agelaius phoeniceus isolate bAgePho1 chromosome 29, bAgePho1.hap1, whole genome shotgun sequence DNA encoding:
- the DAPK3 gene encoding death-associated protein kinase 3, with product MSTFRQESVEDFYEMGEELGSGQFAIVRKCRERKTGLEYAAKFIKKRRLSSSRRGVSREEIEREVDILREIQHPNIITLHDIFENKTDVVLILELVSGGELFDFLAEKESLTEEEATQFLKQILDGVHYLHSKRIAHFDLKPENIMLLDKNVPNPRIKLIDFGIAHKIEAGNEFKNIFGTPEFVAPEIVNYEPLGLEADMWSIGVITYILLSGASPFLGETKQETLTNISAVNYDFDEEYFSNTSELAKDFIRRLLVKDPKKRMTIAQSLEHPWIKVIKRRNVRNEDSCKKPERRRLKTTRLKEYTIKSHSSMPPNNTYINFERFSKVMEEVAAAEESLRELERNKKSFQEDIEALLSIYEEKESWYKEENESISQDLRQIRQELQKTEALKKQAQEETRSVVQAANGLKRRYRKLENHYEALAKQVASEMKFVQELVWSIEREKLQSSEGDGSIR